A genome region from Dolichospermum compactum NIES-806 includes the following:
- a CDS encoding glycosyltransferase family 39 protein, translated as MYKNNGFAFQLLLLLLWIVIGVILRFTNLTAKPLWIDEFATLVFSLGNSFQTVPLNQIISVDTLLQPLQPHQDKVIGDVINSLLTEDTHPPLYFVLAHLWVKLFSSEGGLVSLFAERSFSAFLGVISIPCTYLLARFSFCSQIVGQLAATMMAISPFGISLAQEARHYTLGILWVIASLACLVIAIKQTLKRQPLSLLLILLWIGVNSLGIATHYFFIFTLLSIVITIVIFVWLLWKENQPNSNYPTSNIIKSIFNSLPLHFWQRISLVTWGTLAGILVWLPAIYQNREYGNLSSWLKINDGNWFSYINPLFQVLAAWIPMISLLPVEALQREVVIISVILMLVFLIWAIPILWRGLQFYQKQLATTKITQAFLSVVIGVNLCFFIVTYLFGTDLTRAPRYAFVYFPAVMVLLGASLAFSWQNPDHFHKFGIKGKQAVVIILLMGFCSSLTVVCNLAYQKSYRPNILVPIITENSTSQPLIVTIHHNLTETGEMMGIAWQFKFNNRQVKPSFLLIHPHKDDKQFNILENTIQNLSKPLDVWLVNFEKETGLNKCVADNKLLPPVNGYKYQHFRC; from the coding sequence ATGTATAAAAATAATGGTTTCGCTTTTCAATTACTACTTTTATTGCTGTGGATAGTAATTGGGGTAATTTTGCGCTTTACTAACTTGACAGCTAAACCGCTGTGGATAGATGAATTTGCCACTTTAGTTTTTAGTTTAGGTAATTCTTTTCAAACAGTACCCTTAAATCAAATAATTTCTGTTGATACTCTCTTGCAACCACTACAACCTCATCAAGATAAAGTCATTGGTGATGTAATAAATTCATTACTTACAGAAGATACTCACCCCCCTTTATATTTTGTACTAGCACATCTATGGGTGAAATTATTTTCTAGCGAAGGTGGATTAGTTTCATTATTTGCTGAACGTTCTTTTTCAGCTTTTTTAGGAGTGATTTCCATTCCTTGTACTTATCTATTAGCTAGGTTTAGTTTTTGTTCTCAAATAGTGGGACAATTAGCAGCAACAATGATGGCTATTTCACCTTTTGGTATTTCTCTTGCTCAAGAAGCTCGTCATTACACTTTAGGAATTTTATGGGTAATTGCTAGTTTAGCCTGTTTGGTAATAGCGATTAAGCAAACGTTAAAACGCCAACCTTTATCTTTGTTATTAATCCTCCTCTGGATAGGGGTAAATAGTTTGGGTATTGCTACACATTATTTTTTTATATTCACTCTTTTATCTATAGTTATAACTATAGTAATTTTTGTGTGGTTACTATGGAAGGAAAATCAACCAAATTCAAATTATCCTACATCAAATATTATCAAATCTATTTTTAATAGCTTACCTCTGCATTTTTGGCAAAGAATTTCTCTGGTAACTTGGGGAACATTAGCAGGGATATTAGTTTGGCTACCAGCTATCTACCAAAATCGAGAATATGGAAATTTAAGTTCATGGTTAAAAATCAATGATGGAAATTGGTTTTCATATATTAACCCCCTCTTTCAAGTTTTAGCTGCTTGGATACCAATGATATCTTTACTACCTGTGGAAGCATTACAGCGAGAAGTAGTAATTATTTCCGTGATTTTAATGTTGGTATTTTTAATTTGGGCAATTCCCATTTTATGGAGAGGATTACAATTTTACCAAAAACAATTAGCTACTACTAAGATAACTCAGGCTTTTCTTAGTGTGGTTATAGGAGTTAATTTATGCTTTTTTATAGTTACTTATTTATTTGGTACAGACTTAACACGCGCACCTAGATATGCCTTTGTTTACTTTCCAGCAGTCATGGTTTTATTAGGTGCTAGTTTGGCATTTTCTTGGCAAAATCCCGACCATTTTCATAAGTTTGGCATAAAGGGTAAACAAGCTGTAGTCATAATTTTGTTAATGGGTTTTTGTAGTAGTCTGACAGTTGTTTGTAATTTAGCTTATCAAAAAAGTTATCGTCCGAATATTTTAGTTCCCATTATTACTGAAAATTCAACTTCTCAGCCGTTAATTGTCACTATCCATCATAATTTAACAGAAACAGGAGAAATGATGGGCATTGCTTGGCAATTTAAGTTTAATAATAGGCAAGTTAAGCCATCTTTTTTACTCATTCATCCTCATAAAGATGATAAACAATTCAATATTTTGGAAAATACTATTCAAAATTTATCTAAACCTTTGGATGTATGGTTAGTCAATTTTGAAAAAGAGA